A stretch of the Duncaniella dubosii genome encodes the following:
- the nrdG gene encoding anaerobic ribonucleoside-triphosphate reductase activating protein, translating into MRILDIVPGTSVDGPGLRTSIYFAGCSHQCPGCHNPQSWDFAGGREMSIDEIMDIVDENGFDVTLSGGDPMYNAGMILPLARKIKESGKTLWCYTGFRYEAVMEHPDMRRLLDYVDVLVDGPFVETLRDVHLLFRGSSNQRLVDVKKSTPDSVVEWEW; encoded by the coding sequence ATGAGAATACTTGATATAGTTCCGGGGACGTCAGTTGACGGCCCCGGACTTCGTACATCCATATATTTTGCCGGATGTAGCCATCAGTGTCCCGGATGCCACAACCCACAGTCGTGGGACTTTGCCGGAGGCCGTGAAATGTCGATTGACGAAATTATGGATATAGTGGACGAAAACGGATTTGATGTGACACTGTCGGGTGGAGATCCGATGTATAATGCCGGAATGATATTGCCTCTTGCCAGAAAGATAAAAGAGTCGGGTAAGACCTTATGGTGCTATACGGGATTTCGATATGAAGCGGTCATGGAACATCCGGATATGCGTCGACTCCTTGATTACGTTGATGTGCTTGTCGATGGTCCGTTTGTGGAGACACTTCGCGACGTCCATCTGTTATTTCGTGGCTCGTCAAACCAACGTCTGGTAGACGTAAAAAAAAGCACTCCCGATTCGGTTGTCGAATGGGAGTGGTAG
- a CDS encoding ABC transporter ATP-binding protein: protein MIEVRNITKSFDGKTILHDVSASFQTGKTNLIIGQSGSGKTVLVKSLVGLLRPEKGEILYDGRDILKMDQNQMKELRKEIGMLFQGSALFDSETVLGNVMFPLTMFTNMTYGEIKDRAQFCLERVNLKGADKKYPSEISGGMQKRVAIARAIALNPKYLFCDEPNSGLDPRTSILIDELLSDITHEYNITTIINTHDMNSVLGIGENIIFLNKGHREWVGDMHEIYQTSNEALNEFVFANDLFQKVRAYVLSNETTRKP, encoded by the coding sequence ATGATCGAAGTTAGAAATATCACGAAATCCTTTGACGGCAAAACCATCCTCCACGATGTCTCGGCCTCTTTCCAGACAGGAAAGACCAATCTGATTATCGGGCAGAGCGGTTCAGGAAAGACGGTCCTTGTCAAATCACTCGTAGGGTTGCTGCGTCCTGAAAAGGGGGAAATCCTCTACGATGGCCGCGACATTCTGAAGATGGACCAGAACCAGATGAAGGAACTGCGCAAAGAAATCGGAATGCTGTTTCAAGGATCAGCCCTTTTCGACTCAGAGACAGTACTTGGGAATGTGATGTTCCCCCTCACCATGTTCACCAACATGACATATGGGGAAATCAAAGACAGAGCGCAGTTTTGCCTTGAACGAGTAAATCTGAAAGGTGCCGACAAAAAATATCCCTCTGAAATTTCGGGCGGTATGCAAAAACGAGTGGCCATAGCCCGAGCCATCGCATTGAATCCGAAATATCTTTTTTGCGACGAGCCAAACTCCGGACTCGATCCGAGGACTTCAATACTCATTGATGAACTCCTCAGCGATATCACACATGAGTATAATATCACAACGATAATAAACACCCATGACATGAACTCGGTGCTTGGCATCGGCGAGAATATAATTTTCCTCAACAAGGGACACCGCGAATGGGTCGGCGATATGCACGAGATCTACCAGACTTCCAACGAAGCCCTCAACGAATTCGTATTTGCCAACGACCTGTTTCAAAAAGTAAGAGCCTACGTACTTTCTAATGAAACTACACGCAAGCCCTGA
- a CDS encoding MlaE family ABC transporter permease, whose translation MLISDSLTTFGKYCLFINKVFSIPDKWKTFFKRTFFEITKLGVDSIPLVIVISLFIGAVITIQMQLNIVSPLVPSYSTGLATREIILLEFSNSILCLILAGKVGSNIASEIGTMRVTEQIDALDIMGVNSANFLVLPKIIGFLIYMPVLVVFCIFTSFLGGVLISVFTAIIPLNRFIYGLQTMFSEWYVWYGLIKSLFFSFIITSVAAFYGYFVKGGALEVGKASTNAVVASSILILLLDVVLTKLLLQ comes from the coding sequence ATGCTTATATCCGACTCACTGACTACATTCGGCAAATATTGCCTGTTCATAAACAAGGTCTTCTCCATTCCTGATAAATGGAAGACCTTCTTCAAGCGTACATTTTTTGAAATCACCAAACTCGGTGTCGACTCAATACCGCTTGTAATAGTCATTTCATTGTTTATCGGAGCTGTAATCACCATACAGATGCAGCTTAACATCGTCTCCCCGCTTGTTCCCTCCTACTCAACAGGGCTTGCGACACGCGAAATCATCCTGCTGGAGTTTTCCAACTCCATCCTGTGCCTTATTCTCGCCGGCAAAGTCGGCTCTAATATCGCATCTGAAATCGGGACAATGCGTGTCACAGAGCAGATTGACGCTCTCGACATAATGGGTGTTAACTCCGCCAACTTCCTTGTACTCCCAAAAATCATCGGCTTTCTGATTTATATGCCGGTTCTTGTCGTATTCTGTATCTTCACATCATTTCTCGGAGGCGTATTGATCTCGGTCTTTACAGCTATCATCCCGCTTAACAGATTCATCTACGGACTCCAGACGATGTTTTCGGAATGGTATGTATGGTATGGACTCATCAAATCATTGTTTTTTTCATTCATCATCACTTCCGTCGCAGCCTTCTACGGCTACTTTGTCAAAGGCGGGGCGCTTGAAGTAGGCAAGGCGTCTACCAATGCAGTTGTCGCATCAAGCATTCTCATTCTTCTTCTCGACGTGGTGTTGACAAAACTCCTGTTACAATGA
- the hisS gene encoding histidine--tRNA ligase: MAQKPSIPKGTRDFTPAEMARRNYIFDTIRSVFHLFGFQQIETPAMENLSTLMGKYGEEGDKLLFKILNSGDFLRGVDPGLIASGDCPKLAPKLCEKGLRYDLTVPFARFVVMHRNDLSFPFKRFQIQPVWRADRPQKGRYREFYQCDADVVGSDSLLNEIELIQMIDEVFARLGIRTTIKLNNRKVLAGIAELVGEPEKIVDITVAIDKIDKIGLENVKAELSERGLSAEAIDRITPIITLSGTNEERLSQLSQLLADSETGLKGVAELREVMEGSKTLGLRSELELDVCLARGLNYYTGTIIEVKARDVEIGSITGGGRYDNLTGVFGLPGVSGVGISFGADRIYDVLNTLNLYPEDIAGAAKVMFTNFGPAEAAKSLEIIKQLRANGISAEIYPDNAKMKKQMGRADALGIPFVAIIGESELADGYVTLKNMTSGEQNRMSVEELIKALA; this comes from the coding sequence ATGGCTCAGAAACCCTCAATACCCAAAGGTACACGTGACTTTACTCCGGCCGAGATGGCTCGCCGCAACTATATTTTCGATACAATCAGAAGTGTGTTCCATCTGTTCGGATTCCAGCAGATAGAGACTCCTGCAATGGAAAATCTATCGACCCTCATGGGTAAATATGGCGAAGAGGGCGACAAGCTCCTGTTTAAGATTCTGAATTCAGGAGATTTCCTACGCGGAGTAGACCCCGGACTGATCGCATCGGGCGATTGTCCGAAACTTGCGCCGAAACTTTGTGAAAAAGGTCTCCGATATGACCTCACAGTGCCATTCGCACGTTTTGTCGTCATGCACCGCAACGACCTCTCTTTTCCCTTCAAGCGCTTTCAAATTCAGCCGGTCTGGCGAGCTGACCGCCCGCAGAAGGGACGCTACCGTGAGTTTTACCAGTGTGACGCCGATGTCGTGGGTTCGGATTCACTTCTGAATGAAATCGAACTGATACAGATGATCGACGAAGTTTTTGCCCGTCTCGGCATCCGCACCACCATCAAGCTCAACAACCGAAAGGTGCTTGCCGGAATCGCAGAACTTGTAGGCGAGCCGGAGAAAATAGTCGACATCACGGTCGCAATTGACAAGATAGACAAAATCGGTCTTGAAAACGTGAAGGCAGAACTTTCGGAACGAGGCCTCAGCGCAGAAGCCATCGACCGCATAACTCCTATCATCACACTCTCAGGGACAAATGAAGAACGCCTCTCACAACTGTCACAGCTTCTTGCCGACAGCGAGACCGGTCTCAAAGGCGTCGCTGAACTGCGCGAAGTAATGGAGGGTTCAAAAACACTCGGCCTTCGCTCAGAGCTTGAACTTGACGTGTGCCTTGCACGAGGTCTGAACTACTACACCGGAACAATCATAGAAGTGAAAGCACGCGACGTGGAAATCGGAAGTATCACCGGCGGCGGACGCTACGACAACCTCACAGGCGTGTTCGGACTCCCGGGTGTATCAGGTGTCGGCATTTCATTCGGCGCAGACCGAATTTATGATGTTCTCAACACGCTCAATCTTTATCCCGAGGATATCGCAGGTGCGGCAAAAGTGATGTTCACCAATTTCGGGCCGGCAGAAGCCGCCAAATCTCTCGAAATTATCAAACAACTACGTGCCAACGGCATTTCAGCGGAAATCTATCCTGACAATGCCAAGATGAAAAAACAGATGGGACGTGCCGACGCGCTCGGAATTCCTTTCGTTGCAATTATTGGAGAAAGTGAACTTGCTGACGGATATGTGACACTTAAAAACATGACATCCGGCGAACAGAACCGAATGAGCGTCGAGGAGCTTATCAAAGCCCTCGCCTAA
- the nfo gene encoding deoxyribonuclease IV, with protein MKYIGAHVSVEQGVSRAPLNAHLIGAKSFALFTRNPSRWTSKAISVKEAEAFKENCARFGYTPDVILPHDSFLINLGSPNSEKLAKSRVAFLDEMRRCEQLGLAMLNFHPGSHLREIDTDACLDLIAESLNRILDETSGVKAVIENTAGQGSNLGYTFEQIAHIIDKVEDKTRVGVCIDTCHAYTAGYDLVDEESYTRTWNDFDRIIGMEYLCGMHLNDTIKKLGSKVDRHAPILTGNLNEWFWHRLMNDSRMDNIPLILETPNEDIWIHEIKQLYAMIDE; from the coding sequence ATGAAATACATCGGGGCTCATGTCTCGGTGGAGCAAGGTGTCAGCCGTGCTCCACTCAATGCACATCTTATCGGAGCAAAATCCTTTGCGCTTTTTACACGCAATCCATCCAGATGGACTTCCAAGGCTATTTCAGTCAAGGAAGCCGAAGCTTTTAAGGAGAATTGTGCCCGGTTTGGCTACACTCCGGATGTCATACTTCCCCATGACAGTTTCTTGATCAATCTTGGCTCTCCGAACAGCGAAAAACTTGCAAAGTCGCGCGTGGCATTTCTTGACGAAATGCGTCGGTGCGAGCAGCTTGGACTGGCTATGCTTAATTTCCATCCGGGGTCTCATTTGCGTGAAATTGATACGGATGCTTGTCTTGATCTGATTGCAGAATCGCTCAATCGCATACTTGACGAGACTTCAGGAGTGAAGGCGGTGATTGAAAATACTGCGGGACAGGGAAGCAATCTCGGATATACATTCGAGCAGATTGCCCATATAATCGACAAGGTTGAAGACAAGACTCGTGTCGGGGTCTGTATAGATACTTGTCATGCCTATACAGCTGGTTATGACCTTGTTGACGAAGAGTCTTATACCCGCACTTGGAATGATTTTGACAGGATTATCGGTATGGAATATCTCTGTGGAATGCACTTGAACGATACGATTAAGAAATTAGGCTCAAAAGTCGACAGACACGCTCCTATTCTTACCGGCAACCTTAACGAATGGTTCTGGCATCGCCTGATGAACGATTCGCGCATGGATAACATCCCTCTGATACTTGAAACTCCAAATGAAGATATTTGGATCCATGAAATAAAACAGCTTTATGCCATGATAGACGAATGA
- a CDS encoding SLC45 family MFS transporter, which produces MKNKPDQSFMKLWNLSFGFFGVQIAYALQSANISRIFATLGADPHSLSFFWILPPLMGILVQPLVGAASDRTWNRLGRRLPYLLLGAAVAVVVMCLLPNAGSFGLSVGGAMIFGFIALMFLDTSINMAMQSFKMLVGDQVNERQKGLAYSIQSFLCNAGSLVGYLAPITLTAIGVSNLAPIGQVPDAVTYSFYIGAAVLILCVIYSFATIREMPPKEYAEYHGITESQKEEKSGMLYLLRHAPKTFWTVGLVQFFCWAAFLYMWTYTPGAIADTVWGTTDTETEAYQTAGNWVGVLFAVQAVGSVLWAIVIPRFKNHKVIYALSLLLGAVGFISTLFITDKFVLFISFLLVGCAWAAMLALPFTILTNSISGKNMGTYLGLFNGTICVPQICAAALGGVILSLLGGRQISMLVLAGIFLVLGAICVSFVKETYPEVQDETVME; this is translated from the coding sequence GTGAAAAATAAACCAGATCAAAGTTTTATGAAACTCTGGAATCTGAGTTTCGGCTTTTTCGGCGTGCAGATTGCCTATGCGTTGCAAAGCGCCAATATATCGCGTATTTTTGCGACTCTCGGAGCAGACCCTCATTCGCTTAGCTTCTTCTGGATTCTCCCACCTCTGATGGGAATTCTTGTGCAGCCGCTTGTCGGGGCTGCGAGTGACCGCACATGGAATCGACTTGGACGACGCTTGCCTTACCTGCTTCTCGGAGCTGCCGTGGCGGTCGTTGTGATGTGTCTGCTTCCAAATGCCGGTAGTTTCGGCTTGTCAGTCGGTGGAGCGATGATTTTTGGCTTTATCGCACTTATGTTTCTCGATACATCCATCAATATGGCAATGCAGTCGTTCAAGATGCTTGTCGGTGATCAGGTCAACGAGCGTCAGAAGGGCCTTGCGTATTCTATTCAGAGCTTCCTTTGCAACGCCGGCAGCCTTGTCGGTTATCTTGCCCCGATTACATTGACTGCTATCGGCGTGAGCAATCTCGCTCCGATAGGTCAAGTGCCCGATGCGGTGACCTATTCATTTTATATTGGTGCGGCCGTGCTTATCCTGTGTGTAATCTACAGTTTCGCTACCATACGTGAAATGCCTCCAAAGGAATATGCTGAATATCACGGTATCACCGAGTCGCAGAAAGAAGAAAAAAGCGGCATGCTTTACCTTCTGCGTCATGCTCCGAAAACATTTTGGACAGTTGGTCTCGTTCAGTTCTTCTGCTGGGCAGCCTTCCTCTATATGTGGACTTACACTCCCGGTGCGATTGCCGATACTGTATGGGGTACAACTGATACTGAGACTGAAGCATATCAGACAGCCGGCAACTGGGTTGGCGTGTTGTTTGCCGTGCAGGCCGTTGGTTCTGTGCTCTGGGCTATTGTAATCCCGCGTTTCAAGAACCATAAAGTGATTTATGCACTTAGTCTGCTTCTCGGTGCTGTCGGTTTTATCTCGACATTGTTCATTACCGATAAATTTGTGCTTTTCATCTCGTTCCTCCTTGTAGGTTGTGCATGGGCTGCTATGCTTGCTCTTCCTTTCACTATTCTGACCAATTCTATTTCCGGCAAGAATATGGGTACTTATCTTGGCCTTTTCAATGGCACAATCTGTGTGCCTCAGATTTGCGCTGCGGCTTTAGGCGGAGTGATTCTTTCACTCCTCGGTGGCCGTCAGATCAGCATGCTTGTGCTGGCAGGAATATTCCTTGTTTTAGGTGCGATATGCGTGTCATTTGTAAAGGAAACTTACCCTGAAGTTCAGGATGAAACTGTAATGGAATAA
- a CDS encoding MATE family efflux transporter, translating to MCLIVVTVWFTRVGSTQGTVILAVNTLLMQFFILFSYFMDGFAFAGESLCGNSIGKQDIYELNSTIKALFRWSAIMVIIFTVLYAVAGEWIMTLLSDDKDVISSSKEFFAWVIAIPAVGFAAFTWDGIFIGATRTREMLISIAIATLVYFALYSTLFGTLGNHGLWVAFLAYLLSRGLILTFLRHRLVKAK from the coding sequence TTGTGTCTGATTGTTGTAACCGTATGGTTCACACGAGTAGGCTCTACACAAGGGACTGTCATACTTGCCGTCAATACTCTGCTCATGCAATTCTTTATATTGTTCTCCTATTTCATGGATGGATTTGCATTTGCCGGAGAGTCTTTATGCGGTAATTCTATCGGGAAACAAGACATATACGAGCTAAACAGCACAATTAAAGCTCTGTTTCGATGGAGCGCCATAATGGTTATTATATTTACAGTCCTGTATGCTGTTGCCGGAGAATGGATTATGACCCTTCTGAGTGATGACAAGGATGTCATATCGTCGTCAAAAGAATTTTTCGCATGGGTAATCGCTATTCCGGCAGTAGGATTTGCTGCATTCACATGGGACGGCATTTTCATTGGAGCTACACGCACACGCGAAATGCTGATTTCTATCGCTATCGCAACGCTCGTATATTTCGCCCTTTATTCAACACTTTTCGGGACTCTTGGCAATCATGGGCTGTGGGTCGCTTTTCTTGCTTACCTCTTGTCTCGCGGGCTTATACTCACATTCTTGCGCCATAGGTTGGTCAAGGCAAAATAA
- a CDS encoding MATE family efflux transporter, translating into MKRINREILSIAVPSIITNITTPLLALMDVVIVGHMGSAGYIAAIAVGGTIFNMLYWLFAFLRMGSSGLTAQANGANNKNSCDLVLARGLLVTFAASVIMLLCRNIILTFANGILEVKSDIGMIVGEYFSILIWGAPAYLGTFVLTGWFLGLKNAKAPMWVSFIINLSNIAISLFLVFVLGLKVKGVACGTLSAQWIGFIVGISIAFLKYHPEFPSLNSLVNPQN; encoded by the coding sequence ATGAAAAGGATTAATCGTGAAATACTGTCAATCGCAGTACCCTCGATAATCACCAACATCACCACTCCACTGCTCGCGCTGATGGATGTGGTGATTGTTGGTCATATGGGGAGTGCCGGCTACATTGCAGCCATTGCTGTCGGAGGGACGATCTTCAATATGTTATACTGGCTGTTTGCATTTCTGCGCATGGGTTCAAGCGGACTGACCGCACAGGCTAATGGGGCAAATAACAAGAATTCGTGCGACCTTGTGCTCGCACGCGGTCTTCTCGTCACATTTGCAGCTTCAGTCATCATGCTTCTATGCAGAAATATAATTCTGACGTTTGCGAACGGGATTCTCGAAGTAAAAAGCGATATCGGAATGATTGTCGGCGAATATTTTTCAATATTGATATGGGGTGCACCGGCCTATCTCGGGACATTCGTTCTTACGGGTTGGTTTCTAGGGCTTAAAAATGCCAAAGCCCCGATGTGGGTATCTTTCATAATAAATCTGTCGAACATAGCAATCAGCCTGTTTCTCGTATTCGTTCTCGGACTGAAAGTAAAAGGTGTGGCCTGTGGCACACTCAGTGCACAGTGGATAGGATTCATTGTCGGGATTTCAATCGCATTCTTAAAATACCATCCGGAATTTCCATCTTTAAACTCGCTCGTCAACCCACAGAATTAA